In Aristaeella hokkaidonensis, the following are encoded in one genomic region:
- the tsaD gene encoding tRNA (adenosine(37)-N6)-threonylcarbamoyltransferase complex transferase subunit TsaD translates to MMNYELKSRLQAEELRNKETVRILSLETSCDETAAAVIENGRKILSNVVFSQIDLHELYGGVVPEIASRAHMEACDRVVDQALREAGMSLQEVDALAVTKGPGLVGALLTGVNCMKGLAFAAGKPLVGVNHIEGHVSANYLSHPDLEPPFLCLVVSGGHSHLVEVSDYGTYRLLGQTVDDAAGEAFDKAARALGLPYPGGPRIDKLAEEGNPEVFTLPSPKTDGRYDYSFSGLKTAFMNTVHTLEQRGETLPKADLAASFRRAVCRELTAKARLLLEERGRDGYNGFALAGGVSANRELRRMAAAMCEDLKIPLFMPELHLCTDNGAMIGSAAYYRLRNGELAGLDLNAMPALRLV, encoded by the coding sequence ATGATGAATTATGAATTGAAATCGCGCCTGCAGGCTGAGGAGCTGCGGAACAAGGAAACTGTCCGCATCCTCTCCCTGGAGACCAGCTGCGATGAAACCGCGGCAGCCGTAATTGAGAACGGCCGGAAGATCCTGAGCAATGTGGTGTTCAGCCAGATTGACCTGCACGAACTCTATGGCGGTGTGGTGCCGGAGATTGCCAGCCGGGCCCATATGGAAGCCTGCGACCGGGTAGTGGACCAGGCGCTGCGGGAAGCAGGCATGAGCCTGCAGGAAGTGGACGCCCTGGCGGTCACAAAGGGACCGGGACTGGTCGGTGCGCTGCTGACTGGCGTCAACTGCATGAAGGGTCTGGCCTTCGCGGCGGGAAAACCGCTGGTGGGCGTCAACCATATTGAAGGCCATGTGAGCGCGAATTACCTGAGCCACCCGGATCTGGAACCGCCTTTCCTGTGCCTGGTGGTATCCGGCGGCCACAGCCATCTGGTGGAGGTATCGGATTACGGAACTTACCGCCTGCTGGGCCAGACGGTGGACGACGCGGCGGGAGAGGCTTTTGACAAGGCTGCCCGGGCGCTGGGGCTGCCTTATCCGGGCGGACCGCGGATTGACAAGCTGGCGGAAGAGGGAAATCCGGAAGTGTTTACCCTGCCCAGCCCGAAAACGGACGGGCGGTATGACTACAGTTTCAGCGGACTGAAGACTGCCTTCATGAATACGGTGCATACGCTGGAGCAGCGGGGAGAAACCCTGCCGAAGGCGGATCTGGCAGCCAGCTTCCGCCGGGCAGTCTGCCGGGAACTGACAGCTAAGGCCAGGCTGCTCCTGGAGGAACGGGGACGGGACGGCTACAACGGGTTTGCGCTGGCAGGCGGCGTATCAGCCAACCGGGAGCTGCGGCGGATGGCCGCGGCCATGTGTGAGGATCTGAAGATTCCCCTGTTCATGCCGGAGCTGCATCTGTGCACGGATAACGGAGCCATGATCGGCAGCGCGGCATATTACAGGCTGAGGAACGGAGAACTGGCGGGGCTGGATCTGAATGCCATGCCCGCACTCAGGTTGGTATAA
- a CDS encoding lipoprotein intramolecular transacylase Lit: MKTAAARLCGFLLVWAVILFTLAAAVYGIAGDGDLLSREMLRHAPPETTGLPEKEYPGVGRMTAAYLTGQKEHFQYIWTDADDRGYIGFQAHEADHMADCRGLIGLAGTLRWITGAAALLLIGIGILLRRRKALAGGMLTGLCAAGVLFAGIAVWALVDFDGLFITFHRVAFTNEGWLLDPRADLLIRLMPIDFFVSLGIRIMIWILAAGIMLFCTGKCIHHAEIRSNNVTGQLQSNDCV, translated from the coding sequence ATGAAAACCGCTGCCGCCCGGCTGTGTGGATTCCTGCTTGTATGGGCAGTGATCCTGTTCACGCTGGCGGCAGCGGTGTACGGTATTGCCGGGGACGGAGATCTGCTTTCGCGGGAGATGCTCCGTCATGCGCCGCCGGAGACGACCGGCCTTCCGGAGAAGGAATACCCGGGAGTCGGGCGGATGACAGCCGCCTACCTGACCGGACAGAAAGAGCACTTCCAGTATATCTGGACGGACGCGGACGACCGCGGATATATCGGCTTTCAGGCGCATGAAGCGGACCATATGGCGGACTGCCGGGGACTGATCGGCCTGGCGGGAACGCTGCGGTGGATCACCGGTGCGGCGGCGCTGCTGCTGATTGGCATCGGCATCCTGCTTCGGCGACGGAAAGCATTAGCCGGCGGAATGCTGACAGGGCTTTGCGCGGCAGGGGTGCTGTTTGCCGGCATCGCGGTATGGGCGCTGGTGGATTTTGACGGCCTGTTCATTACGTTCCACCGGGTGGCCTTTACCAATGAGGGCTGGCTGCTGGACCCCCGGGCGGATCTGCTGATCCGGCTGATGCCGATCGATTTCTTTGTTTCATTGGGTATCCGGATTATGATTTGGATTCTTGCTGCAGGAATTATGCTTTTTTGTACAGGAAAATGCATACATCATGCAGAAATAAGAAGTAATAATGTAACCGGACAACTCCAGAGCAATGACTGCGTTTAG
- the uvrA gene encoding excinuclease ABC subunit UvrA: MNEFLKIRGAREHNLKNISLQIPRDKLTVITGLSGSGKSSLAFDTIYAEGQRRYVESLTSYARQFLGQMDKPDVDAIEGLSPAISIDQKTTGRNPRSTVGTVTEVHDYLRLLWARIGVPHCPVCGREIRKQSVDEIVDAVCAAPEGTRMQVLSPLVRGRKGEHKDLLSSARKSGYVRVRIDGEMYDLEDTPELDKKKKHTIEIVVDRLIRRDTDEFRHRLAEDVETAAVRGAGLVIIDCMDKGETLYSMNYACPDCGVSIEELEPRMFSFNSPYGACPGCSGLGIRMKISREAIFPDERVTLREGAMNLMGFNAAEDNGIAAQYFGAMGKKYGFTLDTPLEEINGEGMDALLYGTGDEKISITYEGARGMREYTTSFEGIIPTLERRYKETTSDAMKQAYEEYMAEETCPECGGQRLKAEARAVTVGGKSLPEVSDMSIQQAREFFANLELSGNDRIIAAQILKEIDARLGFLCDVGLEYLTLSRGAGTLSGGEAQRIRLATQIGSALMGVMYILDEPSIGLHQRDNAKLIATLRRMRDLGNTVIVVEHDEETMLAADWIVDVGPGAGLHGGYIVAEGTADDIRACPESLTGQYLSGKKVIPVPAKRRKPTGWLTVRGAEEHNLKHIDVRIPLGVLTCVTGVSGSGKSSLVNEIIYKNLARKLNRAKTRPGRFESMEGLELLDKIIMIDQSPIGRTPRSNPATYTGLFDLIRKLFALSPEAKARGYKENRFSFNVKGGRCEACQGDGMKRIEMHFLPDLYVPCDVCHGRRYNRETLEVTWQGKNISEVLDMTVEEALGFFENHPQITRKLETLYDVGLGYMKLGQASTTLSGGEAQRVKLATELSRRATGKTIYLLDEPTTGLHMADVDRLIQVLQRLTDAGNSVLVIEHNLDVIKVSDHIIDLGPEGGSGGGTVVAEGTPEQVAAVKGSYTGEYLKKVL, encoded by the coding sequence ATGAATGAATTTCTGAAGATCAGGGGTGCCCGTGAGCACAACCTGAAGAACATTTCTCTTCAAATACCGAGAGATAAGCTGACCGTGATTACGGGACTGAGCGGCAGCGGCAAAAGTTCGCTGGCCTTCGACACGATTTACGCGGAAGGCCAGCGACGCTATGTGGAAAGCCTGACCAGCTATGCCCGGCAGTTCCTGGGCCAGATGGACAAACCGGACGTGGACGCCATTGAAGGCCTGAGCCCGGCGATTTCCATTGACCAGAAAACAACGGGGCGGAATCCCCGTTCCACGGTGGGCACCGTGACGGAGGTGCACGACTATCTGCGCCTGCTCTGGGCGCGGATCGGTGTGCCGCACTGCCCGGTCTGCGGCCGGGAGATCCGGAAGCAGTCTGTGGATGAAATCGTGGACGCGGTCTGCGCCGCGCCGGAGGGAACCCGGATGCAGGTGCTCAGCCCGCTGGTCCGCGGACGCAAGGGGGAGCATAAGGATCTGCTTTCTTCCGCCCGCAAGAGCGGTTATGTCCGTGTGCGGATTGACGGGGAAATGTATGACCTGGAAGACACTCCGGAACTGGATAAAAAGAAAAAGCATACCATTGAGATTGTGGTGGACCGCCTGATCCGCCGGGATACGGATGAGTTCCGTCACCGCCTGGCGGAGGATGTGGAAACAGCCGCTGTGCGGGGCGCCGGCCTGGTGATCATCGACTGCATGGACAAGGGCGAAACGCTGTACAGCATGAATTATGCCTGCCCGGACTGCGGCGTGTCCATTGAGGAACTGGAACCCCGGATGTTCTCCTTCAACAGCCCGTACGGGGCCTGCCCGGGCTGCAGCGGCCTGGGGATCCGGATGAAGATCAGCCGGGAGGCGATTTTCCCGGATGAGCGGGTTACCCTGCGGGAAGGCGCCATGAACCTGATGGGCTTCAATGCCGCGGAGGATAACGGCATTGCGGCCCAGTACTTCGGTGCCATGGGGAAGAAGTACGGCTTTACACTGGATACGCCCCTGGAAGAAATCAACGGCGAGGGCATGGACGCCCTGCTCTACGGCACCGGGGACGAAAAGATCAGCATTACCTATGAAGGCGCCCGCGGCATGCGGGAATATACCACCAGCTTTGAGGGGATCATCCCTACGCTGGAGCGGCGCTACAAGGAAACCACCTCAGACGCCATGAAGCAGGCCTATGAGGAATACATGGCGGAGGAAACCTGTCCGGAATGCGGCGGGCAGCGCCTGAAGGCGGAAGCCCGGGCGGTAACCGTGGGAGGAAAGAGCCTGCCGGAAGTCAGCGATATGAGCATCCAGCAGGCCAGGGAGTTCTTTGCGAACCTGGAGCTGAGCGGAAATGACCGGATTATCGCGGCGCAGATCCTGAAGGAGATTGACGCCCGGCTGGGCTTCCTGTGCGACGTGGGCCTGGAGTACCTGACCCTCAGCCGCGGCGCGGGAACGCTCTCCGGCGGCGAGGCACAGCGTATCCGCCTGGCCACCCAGATCGGCAGCGCCCTGATGGGGGTTATGTATATCCTGGACGAGCCCAGCATCGGCCTGCACCAGCGGGATAACGCGAAGCTGATCGCGACGCTTCGCCGGATGCGGGACCTGGGCAACACCGTGATCGTGGTTGAGCATGATGAAGAAACCATGCTGGCCGCGGACTGGATTGTGGACGTGGGTCCCGGTGCGGGGCTGCACGGCGGTTATATTGTGGCGGAAGGCACGGCGGATGATATCCGCGCCTGCCCGGAAAGCCTGACCGGCCAGTACCTGAGCGGGAAAAAGGTGATTCCGGTACCGGCGAAACGGCGGAAGCCCACGGGCTGGCTGACGGTCCGGGGTGCGGAAGAACACAACCTGAAGCATATTGACGTGCGGATTCCGCTGGGCGTGCTCACCTGTGTGACGGGTGTCAGCGGCAGCGGCAAGAGCAGTCTCGTCAATGAGATTATCTATAAGAACCTTGCCCGGAAGCTGAACCGGGCCAAGACGCGTCCCGGCCGCTTCGAAAGCATGGAGGGCCTGGAACTGCTGGACAAGATCATCATGATCGACCAAAGCCCCATCGGCCGGACGCCCCGGAGCAATCCGGCCACCTATACCGGCCTGTTTGACCTGATCCGCAAGCTGTTTGCCCTCAGCCCGGAGGCCAAGGCCAGGGGTTATAAGGAAAACCGCTTCTCCTTCAACGTCAAGGGCGGCCGCTGCGAGGCCTGCCAGGGAGACGGTATGAAGCGGATTGAGATGCACTTCCTGCCAGATCTGTATGTGCCCTGTGACGTCTGCCACGGCCGCCGGTATAACCGGGAGACCCTGGAGGTCACCTGGCAGGGAAAGAATATCAGCGAAGTGCTGGATATGACGGTGGAGGAAGCTCTTGGCTTCTTCGAAAACCATCCCCAGATCACCCGCAAGCTGGAAACCCTGTATGATGTGGGCCTTGGCTACATGAAGCTGGGCCAGGCCTCCACCACGCTCTCCGGCGGTGAAGCTCAGCGCGTGAAGCTGGCGACAGAATTGAGCCGCAGGGCGACCGGTAAAACCATTTACCTGCTGGACGAGCCGACCACCGGCCTCCATATGGCGGACGTGGACCGGCTGATCCAGGTGCTCCAGCGGCTGACGGATGCCGGGAACTCGGTGCTGGTCATCGAGCATAACCTGGACGTGATCAAGGTATCGGATCATATCATCGACCTGGGTCCGGAAGGCGGCAGCGGCGGCGGTACCGTCGTGGCTGAAGGCACTCCGGAACAGGTGGCTGCGGTAAAGGGATCCTATACCGGGGAATACCTGAAAAAGGTGCTTTGA
- the secA gene encoding preprotein translocase subunit SecA yields the protein MLDFLKKIMGSGNDAQLKKLEKPVQAVMALEEEYRALTDEQLQAKTAEFRQRLQNGETEDDILPEAFATVREAADRVLGMRPFRVQVLGGIVLHQGRIAEMKTGEGKTLVATMPAYLNALCGEGVHVVTVNDYLARRDSEWMGKVYRFLGLSVGLIVHDLEPEERRAAYACDITYGTNNELGFDYLRDNMVIRQDNLVQRGHAFAIVDEVDSILIDEARTPLIISGQGEKSTELYDRVDAVIRTMKPGVHFEVEEKKKVVTLTDEGAQKVEKAFGIENINDPDNSELNHHVHCALRAHNLMKRDVDYVVQNGQVIIVDEFTGRLMIGRRYSEGLHQAIEAKEHVKVERESKTLATITFQNYFRMYKKLSGMTGTAKTEETEFQGIYALDVVEIPTNRPNIRVDQEDMVYKNKAAKYNAVVASIEEYHAKGQPLLVGTISVEVSELLSDMLRRKGIPHEVLNAKNHAKEAEIVAQAGHWGAVTIATNMAGRGTDISLGGNPDYLARRALRQEGVDEEIIEEAVGHNEHVSDEVLEARKRYQEHYERFKVDTDREHERVLQTGGLHIIGTERHESRRIDNQLRGRCARQGDPGSTQFFISLEDDLMRLFGSERIGVMVDRLGLKDDEPLTAGLLTKQIENAQKRIESRNYETRKHVLEYDDVMNRQRGIIYGQRRRVLMGENVRDSIQRMTDHVIDFAAGRWMNGEEPAEWEWKEATNYLENLCCHHGALEANRAIAMEQEDRNAFIEALKEDARKFYEEREQLMDSIHVDMRELERVMLLRSVDTRWMDHIDAMDQLRDGIGYRAYSGKNPVTEYQIESGHMFEELNHLIREDTVRRVYQTKVEVTPERVQTAKPTEARMAGDGPRQPRRVKPSEKIGRNDPCPCGSGKKYKNCCMLKNEG from the coding sequence ATGCTTGATTTTTTGAAGAAGATCATGGGATCGGGAAACGATGCCCAGTTAAAGAAACTGGAAAAACCCGTACAGGCGGTCATGGCGCTGGAGGAGGAATATCGCGCGCTGACTGATGAACAGCTGCAGGCGAAAACCGCTGAATTCAGACAGCGGCTGCAGAACGGCGAAACCGAAGACGACATTCTCCCGGAAGCTTTTGCCACTGTCCGTGAAGCCGCGGACCGTGTGCTGGGGATGCGCCCCTTCCGGGTGCAGGTGCTGGGCGGTATCGTGCTGCACCAGGGCCGGATCGCGGAAATGAAAACCGGTGAAGGTAAGACCCTGGTGGCCACCATGCCGGCTTACCTGAATGCCCTGTGCGGCGAGGGCGTTCATGTTGTGACGGTGAACGATTATCTGGCCCGCCGCGACAGTGAGTGGATGGGCAAGGTGTACCGCTTCCTGGGCCTGAGCGTCGGCCTGATCGTGCACGACCTGGAACCGGAAGAACGCCGGGCGGCCTATGCCTGTGATATTACCTACGGAACCAATAACGAGCTGGGCTTTGACTACCTGCGGGACAACATGGTCATCCGCCAGGACAACCTGGTGCAGCGGGGCCACGCTTTCGCCATCGTGGACGAAGTTGACTCCATCCTGATTGATGAAGCCCGTACGCCGCTGATCATTTCCGGCCAGGGTGAGAAGAGCACGGAGCTCTATGACCGGGTGGACGCGGTGATCCGCACCATGAAGCCCGGCGTCCACTTTGAAGTGGAGGAAAAGAAAAAGGTCGTCACCCTCACGGATGAAGGTGCCCAGAAGGTGGAAAAAGCCTTCGGCATCGAGAACATCAACGACCCGGACAACAGCGAGCTGAACCACCATGTGCACTGCGCCCTGCGAGCCCATAACCTGATGAAGCGGGATGTGGACTATGTGGTGCAGAACGGCCAGGTTATCATCGTGGATGAATTCACCGGCCGCCTGATGATCGGCCGCCGCTATTCCGAGGGCCTGCACCAGGCCATTGAAGCCAAGGAACATGTGAAGGTGGAGCGGGAAAGCAAAACCCTGGCTACCATCACCTTCCAGAATTATTTCCGTATGTACAAGAAGCTGTCCGGTATGACCGGTACGGCGAAGACGGAAGAAACGGAATTCCAGGGTATCTACGCGCTGGACGTTGTGGAGATTCCCACCAACCGGCCGAATATCCGCGTGGACCAGGAAGATATGGTCTACAAGAACAAGGCTGCGAAGTACAACGCGGTAGTGGCGAGCATTGAGGAATACCACGCCAAGGGACAGCCGCTGCTGGTCGGTACCATCAGCGTGGAAGTCAGCGAACTGCTCAGCGACATGCTGAGGCGCAAGGGCATTCCCCATGAAGTGCTGAACGCGAAGAACCACGCCAAGGAAGCTGAAATCGTGGCCCAGGCCGGACACTGGGGCGCTGTGACCATCGCCACCAACATGGCCGGCCGCGGTACCGATATTTCCCTGGGCGGCAACCCCGATTACCTGGCCCGCCGCGCGCTCCGGCAGGAGGGTGTGGACGAGGAGATCATCGAGGAGGCCGTCGGCCACAACGAGCATGTGAGCGATGAGGTGCTGGAAGCGCGGAAGCGCTATCAGGAGCACTATGAGCGCTTCAAGGTGGACACGGACCGGGAGCACGAGCGGGTGCTGCAGACCGGCGGCCTGCACATCATCGGTACGGAACGCCATGAAAGCCGCCGGATTGACAACCAGCTGCGCGGCCGCTGCGCCCGTCAGGGCGACCCGGGTTCCACCCAGTTCTTTATCAGCCTGGAGGACGACCTGATGCGCCTGTTCGGCAGCGAACGGATCGGCGTCATGGTGGACCGGCTGGGGCTGAAGGATGACGAACCGCTGACGGCCGGCCTGCTGACCAAGCAGATTGAGAACGCCCAGAAGCGGATTGAAAGCCGGAACTATGAAACCCGTAAGCACGTGCTGGAGTATGACGACGTGATGAACCGCCAGCGCGGAATCATCTACGGACAGCGCCGCCGGGTGCTCATGGGCGAGAATGTGCGGGACAGCATCCAGCGCATGACGGATCATGTGATCGACTTCGCGGCAGGCCGCTGGATGAACGGGGAAGAACCCGCCGAATGGGAGTGGAAGGAAGCCACCAACTATCTGGAAAACCTGTGCTGCCATCACGGCGCGCTGGAAGCCAACCGCGCCATTGCCATGGAACAGGAAGACCGGAATGCTTTCATCGAAGCCCTGAAGGAAGATGCCCGGAAGTTCTATGAAGAGCGGGAGCAGCTCATGGACAGCATCCATGTGGATATGCGTGAGCTGGAGCGGGTTATGCTGCTGCGCAGCGTGGATACCCGCTGGATGGATCATATCGACGCCATGGATCAGCTGCGGGACGGTATCGGATACCGTGCGTACAGCGGCAAGAATCCCGTTACGGAATACCAGATTGAATCCGGCCATATGTTTGAGGAACTGAATCACCTGATCCGGGAGGATACGGTGCGCCGGGTCTATCAGACCAAGGTGGAGGTCACGCCGGAACGGGTGCAGACCGCAAAGCCTACCGAAGCCCGGATGGCCGGCGACGGCCCCCGGCAGCCGAGAAGGGTCAAGCCCTCTGAAAAGATCGGCCGGAACGATCCCTGCCCCTGCGGCAGCGGCAAAAAGTACAAGAACTGCTGCATGCTGAAAAATGAAGGCTGA
- a CDS encoding diguanylate cyclase domain-containing protein gives MRERLKFWNQYGYQLDVFRKYADAVGKSNRGSLRVISAIAVIGAPPVIFFGYATHQVHGGVYFLLGVLLAGILAAFCAYRKTSSNASLLITGYLLGITVYAAAIWSAVSYDTDVFWIGIHLIVGGFMFDYAWRIGALQLVGYVALEISWRAQAGVQDSLHSAFTVLYLVISLITIYTLNRARVVLITGREESRRAAETDLLTGLTARVAAQKEIEEHLKTDEHGVMMLLDLDGFKSVNDKLGHQMGDKVLIEVAADMKAMFRNSDVLSRLGGDEFVIYLKSAPGKEWVLERSEQMVQKISRTVGTGENAVRVAASVGIVMTDMVERSYDDLYRAADIAMYTAKNAGGNKAMFYTEDMKHHRETVESSGQE, from the coding sequence ATGAGGGAAAGGCTGAAATTCTGGAACCAGTATGGATATCAGCTGGACGTATTCAGGAAATACGCGGATGCTGTAGGGAAAAGTAACCGGGGCTCTCTGCGTGTAATCAGCGCGATTGCTGTTATCGGAGCACCGCCGGTGATCTTCTTCGGATATGCGACCCACCAGGTTCACGGCGGTGTGTATTTCCTCCTGGGCGTGCTGCTTGCCGGGATTCTCGCGGCGTTCTGTGCCTACCGCAAAACTTCCTCGAACGCGTCGCTGCTGATCACGGGATATCTCCTGGGGATTACGGTGTATGCGGCAGCAATCTGGTCGGCGGTCAGTTATGATACAGATGTTTTCTGGATCGGTATTCACCTGATCGTGGGCGGATTCATGTTTGACTATGCCTGGCGCATCGGAGCGCTTCAGCTTGTGGGCTATGTCGCACTGGAGATTTCCTGGCGGGCGCAGGCCGGCGTCCAGGATTCGCTTCACAGTGCGTTTACCGTCCTGTATCTGGTGATCAGCCTGATTACGATCTATACGCTGAACCGGGCCAGGGTGGTGCTGATCACCGGCAGGGAAGAAAGCCGGCGCGCCGCCGAGACAGACCTGCTGACCGGCCTGACGGCCCGGGTGGCAGCGCAGAAGGAGATCGAAGAGCATCTGAAGACCGATGAACACGGCGTGATGATGCTGCTGGACCTGGATGGCTTCAAAAGCGTGAATGACAAGCTGGGCCATCAGATGGGCGACAAGGTACTGATTGAAGTGGCCGCGGATATGAAGGCAATGTTCCGCAACTCTGATGTGCTGAGCCGTCTGGGCGGAGACGAATTCGTGATTTATCTGAAGAGCGCTCCCGGCAAGGAATGGGTGCTGGAGCGTTCCGAGCAGATGGTGCAGAAGATCAGCCGTACGGTGGGTACCGGCGAAAACGCTGTCCGGGTGGCAGCCAGCGTCGGGATCGTGATGACGGATATGGTCGAACGATCCTACGACGATCTGTACCGCGCGGCGGACATTGCCATGTATACGGCCAAGAATGCCGGCGGAAACAAAGCGATGTTCTATACAGAAGATATGAAACATCACAGGGAAACCGTGGAAAGCTCCGGACAGGAGTAA
- the prfB gene encoding peptide chain release factor 2: protein MLELEQYAQDITGIRKSILAAGEALHIDHMKEQIDELTEEMNQPEFWNDTERSTRVNQKLGHLKNKLAHYEGLLSTADDIDTMMELAKEENDEEMVQEIGTELASLKEKADALELETLMRGDYDDNDAVLSLHAGAGGTEAQDWTQMLYRMYTRYCERMGFEVKLLDLLDGDEAGIKSVTFEVSGDHAYGYLRGEKGVHRLVRISPFDANARRHTSFSSLDVAPMIEDDGDEIKVDMKYVRVDTYHSSGAGGQNVNKTSSAVRMTYVKDDVTIVVACQTERDQVQNRATCMKMLKAKLLELKEREKEQQMADIKGEMKKIEWGSQIRSYVFQPYTMVKDHRTNYESGNIDDVMNGNLEGFVTAYLKMQ from the coding sequence ATGTTGGAACTTGAACAATACGCACAGGATATTACGGGGATCCGGAAGAGCATCCTGGCTGCCGGAGAGGCGCTGCATATCGATCATATGAAAGAGCAGATCGATGAGCTGACCGAGGAAATGAACCAGCCGGAATTCTGGAACGATACAGAGCGCTCCACCCGGGTGAACCAGAAACTGGGCCACCTGAAGAACAAGCTGGCTCACTATGAAGGCCTGCTGAGCACTGCCGATGATATCGATACGATGATGGAGCTGGCCAAGGAAGAAAACGATGAGGAAATGGTCCAGGAGATCGGTACGGAACTGGCCAGCCTGAAGGAAAAGGCGGACGCGCTGGAGCTGGAAACCCTGATGAGGGGCGACTATGACGACAATGACGCCGTGCTGAGCCTTCATGCCGGAGCCGGCGGAACCGAGGCCCAGGACTGGACCCAGATGCTTTACCGTATGTACACCCGCTACTGTGAGCGGATGGGCTTTGAGGTAAAGCTGCTGGACCTGCTGGACGGAGACGAGGCGGGCATCAAGAGCGTGACCTTTGAGGTCAGCGGCGATCATGCTTACGGCTATCTCCGCGGAGAGAAGGGCGTGCACCGGCTGGTGCGCATCAGCCCCTTTGACGCCAACGCCCGGCGGCATACCAGCTTCTCCAGCCTGGACGTGGCGCCGATGATTGAGGATGACGGCGACGAAATCAAGGTTGATATGAAGTATGTGCGGGTGGATACCTACCATTCTTCCGGTGCCGGCGGACAGAACGTTAACAAGACCAGTTCCGCTGTCCGTATGACATACGTCAAGGACGACGTGACCATCGTGGTGGCCTGCCAGACTGAACGTGACCAGGTGCAGAACCGTGCCACCTGTATGAAAATGCTGAAGGCCAAGCTGCTGGAACTGAAGGAACGTGAAAAGGAACAGCAGATGGCGGACATCAAGGGCGAGATGAAGAAGATTGAATGGGGCAGCCAGATCCGCTCCTACGTATTCCAGCCCTATACCATGGTCAAGGATCACCGCACCAACTACGAGAGCGGCAACATTGACGACGTGATGAACGGAAACCTGGAAGGCTTTGTCACTGCATACCTGAAGATGCAGTAA